From the genome of Hathewaya histolytica, one region includes:
- the metG gene encoding methionine--tRNA ligase has product MCNKKPFYITTPIYYPSAKLHIGNTYTTVAADAVARFKRLTGHDVMFLTGTDEHGQKIQRLAEKKGVTPKEYVDEIVAGIRKLWDIMDVKYDTFIRTTDKHHMDTVGKIFKKLYDQGDIYKSSYEGLYCTPCESFWTDTQAEGGKCPDCGRPVEKAKEEAYFLKMSKYAPKLIEYIETHPEFIQPESRKNEMLNNFLKPGLQDLCVSRTSFDWGIPVEFDKGHVVYVWIDALSNYISALGYENSEENIMERYWPADVHLVGKDIIRFHTIYWPIMLMALDLPLPKQVFGHGWLMLEDGKMSKSKGNVVDPEMLVSHFGVDAVRYYLLHEIPFGSDGIFSNEIFIKKTNSDLANDLGNLVSRTVTMIDKYFGGEIPEIGEKADIDEELISLALATPKKVEEAIDNLRIPVALDSIWSLIRRTNKFIDETEPWVLGKDEDKKSRLGTVLYILSESIRFSSILLSAFLPKASERINEQLGIKKDSFESLNEFNGTISGTRVNKNGVIFPRIDVEAKLQELEKISEEQRQKAKEALGIEKEQEMIPIKEEITIEDFEKIDLRVVKVLECEPVKKANKLLKLKVDLGGEVRQIISGIAKFYKPEDLIGKKVVLVANLKPAKLRGELSQGMILSAATNDDSELKVTSVADNIPTGSIVR; this is encoded by the coding sequence ATGTGTAATAAAAAACCTTTCTACATTACAACTCCAATATATTATCCATCTGCAAAGCTTCATATTGGTAATACTTATACCACTGTAGCTGCAGATGCAGTAGCAAGATTTAAAAGGTTAACAGGACATGATGTAATGTTTTTAACAGGGACAGATGAACATGGTCAAAAAATTCAAAGACTTGCTGAGAAAAAGGGAGTAACACCAAAAGAATATGTAGATGAGATAGTAGCAGGTATTAGAAAGTTATGGGACATCATGGATGTTAAGTATGATACATTTATAAGAACTACAGATAAACATCACATGGATACAGTAGGAAAGATATTCAAAAAATTATATGACCAAGGTGATATTTATAAAAGTTCTTATGAAGGATTATATTGCACACCTTGCGAATCATTTTGGACAGATACACAAGCAGAAGGTGGGAAATGCCCTGATTGTGGAAGACCTGTAGAGAAAGCTAAAGAAGAAGCCTATTTTTTAAAAATGTCTAAATACGCACCTAAGCTTATAGAATATATAGAAACTCATCCAGAGTTTATTCAACCAGAATCAAGAAAAAATGAAATGTTAAATAATTTTTTAAAACCAGGGTTACAAGACTTATGTGTATCTAGAACCTCTTTTGATTGGGGAATACCAGTGGAATTTGATAAAGGACACGTAGTTTATGTATGGATAGATGCTCTTTCAAATTATATTTCAGCTCTCGGATATGAAAACTCTGAGGAAAACATAATGGAAAGATACTGGCCAGCAGATGTACATTTAGTAGGAAAAGATATTATAAGATTCCATACTATCTATTGGCCAATTATGTTAATGGCCCTAGATTTACCTCTTCCAAAACAAGTTTTTGGCCATGGTTGGTTGATGCTTGAAGATGGTAAAATGTCAAAATCTAAAGGTAATGTAGTGGATCCTGAAATGCTTGTTAGTCATTTTGGTGTAGATGCTGTAAGATATTATTTGTTACATGAAATTCCATTTGGATCAGACGGAATATTTAGCAATGAAATATTTATCAAAAAAACAAATTCTGATCTTGCAAATGACCTTGGAAACTTGGTATCAAGAACAGTTACTATGATAGATAAATATTTTGGAGGAGAAATTCCAGAGATAGGGGAAAAGGCTGATATAGATGAGGAACTTATTTCTCTTGCATTAGCTACTCCTAAAAAGGTAGAAGAAGCCATTGACAATTTAAGAATACCAGTTGCCCTAGATAGTATATGGTCACTAATTAGAAGAACAAATAAATTTATAGATGAAACAGAGCCTTGGGTATTAGGTAAAGATGAAGATAAAAAGTCAAGACTTGGCACAGTCTTATATATTTTAAGTGAATCTATAAGATTTTCTTCTATACTTTTAAGTGCTTTCTTACCAAAGGCTAGTGAAAGAATAAATGAGCAATTAGGAATTAAAAAAGATTCATTTGAAAGTCTAAATGAGTTTAACGGGACTATATCTGGTACTAGGGTAAATAAAAACGGTGTAATATTCCCAAGGATAGATGTAGAAGCTAAACTTCAAGAACTTGAAAAGATTTCAGAAGAACAAAGACAAAAAGCTAAGGAAGCTTTAGGTATAGAAAAAGAGCAAGAGATGATTCCTATAAAAGAAGAGATTACTATAGAGGATTTTGAAAAAATAGACTTAAGGGTAGTAAAAGTACTGGAATGTGAACCTGTTAAAAAAGCAAATAAATTACTAAAATTAAAAGTGGATTTAGGTGGAGAAGTTAGACAAATTATATCTGGAATAGCTAAGTTCTATAAACCAGAAGATTTGATTGGTAAAAAAGTTGTTTTAGTTGCCAATTTAAAACCAGCGAAATTAAGAGGGGAACTATCTCAAGGAATGATTTTATCAGCAGCTACTAATGATGATAGTGAACTTAAAGTAACTTCTGTGGCAGATAATATTCCAACAGGTAGTATTGTAAGATAG
- a CDS encoding TatD family hydrolase: MIFDSHAHYDDESFDEDRHELLEGLNKDRGIIGILNCGSSIEGARDSFKLAKKYDFIYAAVGVHPEYADIVSDDIIKEIKEMAKDNKVRAIGEIGLDYYWEENPSKEVQKEAFRKQMELARELNLPVVIHDRDAHKDTLDIIKEFPDVKGVVHCFSGSVEFAKECLNQGYYIGITGVVTFKNAKKIIEVVETVPMERLLVETDCPYMAPTPHRGERNRSDYIEYVIEKIAEIKKLKSEEIEKITIDNVKKLLNL, translated from the coding sequence GTGATTTTTGATTCTCATGCACATTATGATGATGAAAGTTTTGATGAAGATAGACATGAACTTTTAGAAGGTTTGAATAAAGATAGAGGTATCATAGGAATATTAAACTGTGGCTCATCTATTGAAGGGGCTAGAGATTCATTTAAACTTGCTAAGAAATATGACTTCATATATGCAGCAGTTGGAGTTCATCCAGAATATGCTGATATAGTTTCAGATGATATTATAAAAGAAATAAAAGAAATGGCTAAAGATAATAAAGTTAGAGCTATAGGTGAAATAGGATTAGATTATTACTGGGAGGAGAATCCATCAAAAGAAGTGCAAAAAGAAGCTTTTAGAAAGCAAATGGAGCTTGCAAGGGAACTAAATCTTCCTGTAGTGATACATGATAGAGATGCACATAAAGATACCCTTGATATAATTAAAGAATTTCCAGATGTAAAAGGTGTTGTACATTGTTTTTCAGGAAGTGTTGAGTTTGCTAAAGAATGTTTAAATCAGGGATATTACATTGGAATCACAGGAGTTGTAACATTTAAAAATGCAAAAAAAATTATAGAGGTTGTAGAGACAGTTCCAATGGAAAGGCTTTTAGTAGAAACGGATTGTCCTTATATGGCACCGACTCCTCATAGAGGAGAAAGAAACAGGTCGGACTATATTGAATATGTTATTGAAAAGATAGCTGAAATTAAAAAGTTAAAAAGTGAGGAAATAGAAAAAATAACCATTGACAATGTTAAAAAACTTCTAAATTTATAG
- a CDS encoding DMT family transporter translates to MEKVDNKKSLIADLSLLLCAIIWGVGFVATDTALKEGIKPFYTMAIRFSIAFVFLCILFFKKLKKVSKKDLKAGAVVGSILFLAFSLQTIGLQFTTPGKQSFLTGIYVVIVPFLYWIVTKKAPDKYTFLSTVLCLLGTSLLTLDGGFSIAKGDTLTLICAIFFAAQIVFIEYYIKETDPVILTILQMGMAAILSLICALVTKEQVPLDISTKGWLAVFYLGSVSTMIAYIIQNVAQKYTSSTHAAIILCLETVFGSVFSAILLKEKFTPKMILGCIIIFIALVTSETKLKFLRRSNLKKDLSE, encoded by the coding sequence ATGGAGAAGGTAGATAATAAAAAATCTCTTATAGCGGATTTATCATTACTTTTGTGTGCCATTATATGGGGAGTTGGCTTTGTAGCAACAGATACAGCTTTAAAGGAAGGGATAAAACCTTTTTATACCATGGCAATTAGATTTAGTATAGCATTTGTATTTTTATGTATTTTGTTCTTTAAAAAGTTAAAGAAGGTTTCTAAAAAGGATTTAAAGGCCGGTGCAGTAGTAGGAAGTATTTTATTTTTAGCATTTTCACTTCAAACTATAGGATTACAATTTACAACACCAGGGAAACAATCTTTTCTAACAGGTATATATGTTGTTATTGTTCCTTTTCTTTATTGGATAGTAACTAAAAAGGCACCTGATAAGTATACATTTCTATCTACAGTTCTTTGTCTTTTGGGTACATCCTTACTTACATTAGATGGAGGATTTAGTATTGCAAAAGGTGATACTTTAACTTTAATATGTGCAATATTCTTTGCAGCTCAAATTGTATTTATTGAATATTACATAAAAGAAACAGACCCAGTTATACTTACTATACTGCAAATGGGAATGGCAGCAATACTATCATTAATATGTGCTTTAGTTACTAAAGAACAAGTTCCGTTAGATATATCCACTAAGGGGTGGCTTGCCGTATTTTATTTAGGTTCTGTAAGTACTATGATTGCATATATAATACAAAATGTTGCTCAAAAGTATACATCATCAACACATGCAGCGATTATTCTTTGTTTAGAAACCGTTTTTGGATCTGTATTTTCTGCAATTTTGTTGAAAGAGAAATTTACACCAAAGATGATTTTAGGATGCATAATAATATTTATAGCTTTAGTTACTTCTGAAACTAAGTTAAAGTTTCTGAGAAGAAGTAATTTGAAGAAAGACTTAAGTGAATAA
- a CDS encoding 3D domain-containing protein, with amino-acid sequence MNMVSKEKLKDYFFKIPKTLIVFILILTCTTITILKMRKTITVTIDNKDTEITTLSSNLSTVLSENNISLGEKDWISVPADSKIKNGDKINIKKAINVALSVDGKQLNVKTVKNTVGDVLTEQDVKLNKLDKISPEIDSKIKEGLNVSITRVEEKILENKQKVDFSKEVKKTDDYEKGTQKVVQDGKHGEKLISTKVVYEDGKEVSRKVVEEKIIKKPINQILAVGTKMMIKPRNSRGSKQGSPMGYSKKISLTATAYTADFNHLGVRDDPYAGMTASGNRAKRNPNGYSTIAVDPTVIPLGTKVYVEGYGLAVAEDTGGAIKGNKIDLFMDTYAQTQQWGVRTVNLYILN; translated from the coding sequence ATGAATATGGTGTCGAAAGAAAAGCTTAAAGACTACTTTTTCAAAATACCAAAAACCCTTATAGTTTTTATCCTGATTTTAACTTGTACAACAATTACAATTTTAAAAATGAGAAAGACCATAACAGTGACAATAGATAATAAGGATACAGAAATTACAACCTTAAGCAGTAATTTAAGTACTGTATTAAGTGAAAATAATATTTCCTTAGGAGAAAAGGATTGGATTTCTGTACCTGCAGACAGCAAGATAAAAAATGGAGATAAGATTAATATTAAAAAAGCAATTAATGTTGCATTATCTGTTGATGGAAAACAGTTAAATGTAAAAACTGTAAAAAATACAGTAGGTGATGTATTGACAGAACAAGATGTAAAATTAAACAAGCTTGATAAAATATCTCCAGAAATTGATTCAAAGATAAAAGAAGGGTTAAATGTAAGCATAACACGAGTAGAAGAAAAGATACTAGAAAATAAACAGAAAGTTGACTTCTCTAAAGAAGTAAAAAAGACTGATGATTATGAAAAAGGTACTCAGAAAGTAGTACAAGATGGTAAGCATGGGGAGAAATTAATCTCTACAAAAGTTGTATATGAAGACGGAAAAGAAGTATCAAGAAAAGTGGTAGAAGAAAAGATCATAAAGAAACCTATTAATCAAATTTTAGCAGTAGGAACTAAGATGATGATTAAGCCTAGAAATTCACGTGGTTCTAAGCAAGGTTCTCCTATGGGCTATTCTAAAAAAATATCATTAACAGCAACGGCATATACAGCTGATTTTAATCATTTAGGCGTTAGAGATGATCCTTATGCAGGAATGACAGCAAGCGGAAACAGGGCGAAAAGAAATCCAAATGGATATAGCACTATAGCTGTAGATCCAACGGTTATTCCTTTGGGAACAAAGGTTTATGTAGAAGGTTATGGATTAGCTGTTGCTGAAGATACGGGAGGAGCCATAAAAGGAAATAAAATAGACCTTTTCATGGACACGTATGCTCAAACCCAGCAATGGGGTGTTAGAACAGTAAATCTTTATATTTTGAATTAA
- a CDS encoding DUF445 family protein, which translates to MKYVISIIVGAVIGYFTNWLAIKMLFKPREEKRILGFKVPFTPGLIPKERYRISRSVGEAIGEHLITEDTLIKSLKKKEVKEAVKKEILNKFKTLFNSNKKIKVLLHDMFKGKEQEIIQKFSNSINHSLISYARRDEFKDAIYLGIKSESQVFIKRPIYDYLKESDRMHIKATMNEEVYRYMDSKKVEEYIKEYLIKVINKKIQKNESLDSIVSQKSIDMIKNYIYNHRNEIVAEIEKFLQKEDMEKEIKTILYDAVKTKLNPMVAMFINVDTLYEKAIPIIMENLEKEKAKIAIISFINKQIDKFAKKEISEIVEEFSKEDGEDLINNIVSLLSNELLTKDLVKEIINLIEIKLKEDRVTFEDLLNMIKFNGKDTFDKVYKKLVSPKNLDSTIAPTLQSLIAELLNKNLNEIIPENAGNMHLTELDAWIDNIYGNLFKVESKNIFKALNISSMVEEKINELDVEFTEKIVLDIASKELNAITWLGALLGGIIGILTPIINNIM; encoded by the coding sequence ATGAAGTACGTTATTTCTATAATAGTGGGCGCGGTTATTGGTTATTTTACAAATTGGCTTGCTATAAAGATGTTATTTAAACCTCGTGAAGAGAAGAGGATTTTAGGTTTTAAGGTTCCATTTACACCTGGACTTATACCAAAAGAGAGATATAGAATTTCTAGGAGTGTGGGAGAAGCTATTGGCGAACACTTAATTACTGAAGATACCCTTATTAAGTCTTTAAAGAAAAAAGAGGTTAAAGAAGCAGTTAAAAAGGAGATTCTAAATAAATTTAAAACATTATTTAATAGTAATAAAAAAATAAAAGTGTTGTTACATGATATGTTTAAAGGAAAAGAACAAGAAATAATACAAAAGTTTTCTAACAGTATAAATCATTCATTAATATCTTATGCAAGGCGCGATGAGTTTAAAGATGCTATATATTTAGGGATTAAAAGTGAATCCCAAGTATTTATTAAGAGACCAATTTATGATTATTTAAAAGAATCAGATAGAATGCATATAAAAGCTACTATGAATGAAGAGGTTTATAGGTATATGGATTCTAAAAAAGTTGAAGAATATATAAAAGAATATTTAATAAAGGTAATAAATAAAAAAATCCAGAAAAATGAAAGTTTAGACTCAATTGTATCACAAAAAAGTATAGATATGATTAAGAATTATATATATAACCATAGGAATGAAATTGTAGCTGAAATTGAAAAGTTTCTGCAAAAAGAAGATATGGAAAAAGAAATAAAAACTATATTATATGATGCTGTTAAAACGAAGTTAAATCCTATGGTAGCTATGTTTATAAATGTTGATACATTGTACGAAAAAGCAATTCCTATCATTATGGAAAATTTAGAAAAAGAAAAGGCTAAGATAGCCATTATTTCATTTATAAATAAACAAATTGATAAATTTGCCAAAAAGGAAATATCAGAAATTGTAGAAGAGTTTTCTAAAGAAGATGGAGAGGATTTAATTAACAATATAGTTTCATTACTTAGTAATGAACTATTAACAAAAGATCTAGTTAAAGAGATAATAAATCTTATAGAAATAAAATTAAAGGAAGATAGAGTTACTTTTGAGGATCTTTTAAATATGATTAAATTTAATGGAAAAGATACTTTTGATAAAGTATATAAAAAACTAGTTTCACCAAAGAATCTTGATTCTACAATAGCACCAACTCTTCAAAGCTTAATAGCAGAGTTGCTTAATAAGAATTTAAATGAGATAATTCCGGAGAATGCTGGAAATATGCATCTTACAGAATTAGATGCATGGATAGATAATATTTATGGCAATTTGTTTAAAGTTGAAAGTAAAAATATATTTAAGGCTTTGAATATCTCTTCTATGGTAGAAGAAAAAATAAATGAGCTTGATGTTGAATTTACAGAAAAAATTGTTTTAGATATTGCAAGTAAAGAATTAAATGCAATTACTTGGTTAGGTGCTCTTTTGGGTGGGATAATTGGAATATTAACTCCTATTATCAATAATATTATGTAA
- a CDS encoding M24 family metallopeptidase, which produces MSRVQRLVELMKEKSLDAMFIMKLSNVRYVSRFTDEASYLLVTKNNNYFITDGRFTEQAEIQCPEFKVLNWRNIGGSIGECVKVILTEWEKDITNIGFEKDKVTFGLYEGIKNSNPNIELVPTAGLVDGLRYVKDAEEKKFMVEAARIADKAFSEILNFVKPGMTENEVALQLEYFMRKEGAEGVSFDTILISGAKTSLLHGKPDDKVIENGEFLLFDFGALYKGYHSDMTRTIMIGEPDEKQVEVYNLVRKAEEEAVKTVKAGVKTDVPDKKAREVLEKYIEYYYPGIGHGVGLELHEEPFISNVGNRFFKEDCIVTVEPGIYIPGWGGVRVEDSVIVTEEGCEVITHSSKDLIIIK; this is translated from the coding sequence ATGAGTAGAGTACAAAGACTTGTTGAGTTAATGAAAGAAAAATCCTTAGATGCTATGTTTATTATGAAACTTTCAAATGTTAGATATGTTAGTAGGTTTACTGACGAAGCATCTTACTTACTTGTAACAAAAAATAATAATTATTTTATTACAGATGGAAGATTTACAGAACAAGCTGAGATACAATGTCCTGAGTTTAAAGTTTTAAATTGGAGAAATATAGGGGGAAGTATCGGCGAGTGTGTAAAAGTTATATTAACTGAATGGGAAAAGGATATAACTAATATTGGTTTTGAAAAGGATAAAGTTACTTTTGGATTATATGAGGGGATAAAAAATTCCAATCCTAATATAGAATTGGTTCCAACAGCTGGTTTAGTGGATGGGCTAAGATATGTTAAGGATGCAGAAGAAAAGAAATTTATGGTTGAAGCTGCTAGAATAGCAGATAAAGCTTTTTCTGAGATTTTAAACTTTGTTAAACCAGGTATGACTGAAAATGAGGTTGCTCTTCAATTAGAATATTTTATGAGAAAAGAAGGGGCAGAAGGGGTTTCTTTTGATACTATATTAATTTCTGGTGCTAAAACTTCATTATTGCATGGAAAACCAGATGATAAAGTTATCGAGAATGGAGAATTTTTATTATTTGATTTTGGAGCACTATATAAAGGCTACCATTCAGACATGACTAGAACTATAATGATTGGTGAACCAGACGAGAAGCAGGTAGAAGTATATAATCTTGTTAGAAAAGCTGAAGAAGAAGCTGTTAAGACTGTAAAAGCTGGAGTAAAAACAGATGTGCCAGATAAAAAAGCTAGAGAAGTTTTAGAGAAGTATATTGAATATTACTACCCAGGAATAGGTCATGGTGTAGGTTTAGAGTTACATGAAGAACCATTTATAAGTAATGTAGGTAATAGATTTTTTAAAGAAGATTGTATAGTTACAGTAGAGCCTGGAATATACATACCAGGTTGGGGTGGAGTCAGAGTAGAAGATTCAGTAATTGTTACTGAAGAAGGATGCGAAGTAATTACTCACTCTTCAAAAGATTTAATTATAATAAAATAG
- the proC gene encoding pyrroline-5-carboxylate reductase — MSYNISFIGCGNMGHAMIGGIVKSELVKNSNIYVADAFKPCLERVKSEFGVNTTSDNKEVAKVADVLILSIKPNILDKVAEEIKDVIKKDCIVISIVAGKVIEHLDNVFGEDVKIVRAMPNTPALVGEGMSALCGNENIKEEDMERAKDIFSSFGGVEVLPENLIDAFVSVSGSSPAYIFMLIEAMADAAVCDGIPRNKAYKIAAQAVLGSAKMVIETGKHPGELKDMVCSPGGTTIEAVEILEEKGLRHAVMAAMKTCTAKCKLMAQSK; from the coding sequence ATGAGTTATAATATCAGTTTTATAGGTTGTGGAAATATGGGACATGCTATGATTGGGGGAATAGTAAAATCAGAGTTAGTTAAAAACTCCAATATATACGTAGCAGATGCATTTAAACCATGTTTAGAGAGGGTGAAATCAGAATTTGGAGTAAATACTACTTCAGATAATAAGGAAGTAGCAAAGGTTGCAGATGTTTTAATTTTATCTATAAAACCTAATATTCTTGATAAAGTAGCGGAAGAAATAAAAGATGTTATAAAAAAAGATTGTATAGTAATTAGCATAGTTGCAGGAAAAGTTATAGAACATTTAGACAATGTTTTTGGAGAAGATGTTAAAATAGTAAGAGCAATGCCGAATACACCTGCTCTAGTTGGAGAAGGTATGTCTGCTTTGTGTGGAAATGAAAATATTAAAGAAGAAGATATGGAAAGAGCAAAAGACATATTTTCTAGCTTTGGTGGGGTTGAAGTGCTTCCAGAAAATTTAATCGATGCTTTTGTTTCTGTAAGTGGTTCTTCACCGGCTTACATATTTATGTTAATTGAAGCAATGGCAGATGCTGCTGTGTGTGATGGTATTCCTAGAAATAAGGCGTATAAAATAGCTGCACAAGCAGTTTTAGGTTCAGCAAAAATGGTTATTGAAACAGGAAAACATCCAGGAGAACTAAAAGATATGGTATGTTCTCCAGGGGGAACCACTATAGAAGCTGTTGAAATTTTAGAAGAAAAGGGATTAAGACATGCTGTTATGGCTGCTATGAAAACTTGTACAGCTAAGTGTAAATTAATGGCTCAAAGTAAATAA